The Nitrospirota bacterium genome includes the window CGGGTCTGCAAATTTAGCTCGTCGGGTACCTTGGTGTCATCGTTTGGTGGCGCCACTGGTTGTATCCCGGTTTCCGGGCTTGCCGTAGATGCCGGATTGGCGGTCTACGACGATGGACTGGGCACGCCCGGCAGTATTGATCTGTACGTCTCACGGCGGTCTGACGTGTGTAAATACACGGGAGACGGTTCTGTGGTCAGTTGTCCCTGGGTCGGGGCACCGGACGTCACCGGGGCCGGTGGGATCGCGGTCCATCCGGCCGACCGTAACATTGTGTATGTGTCCGACTTTCTCAATCCTCGGATCATCGAGTTTAACGCGAATGGCGTGCTCCAGCGTGCCTGCGGCAGTATCGGCACACTTCCCGGCCAATTTGCGTTGTACGCACAGTATGGCCTGGCGGTCAACGCAGCAGGGAGGGTGTTCGTTGCTGGCCGGACGACGACTCATTGGATGCAAGAATTAAACGGAATCGATAACCAATCCACCTGCGGCACGGTCGAGCATACGTGGGGAACGTTGAATAACACCACGGGCAATTTCCACGCGCCATGGGGGGTGGCGGTTGACGGCAACGACACGGTGTACGTGGGAGATGCAGGCAATATTCGCGTGCAGAAGTTCTCTCCCTCGGTCGATACCGACGGCGATGGCCTGCCGGATAGCTGGGAAATCCAGTATGGTTTGAATCCCAATGATGCCACCGGCAGCAACGGAGCCGATGGCGATCCCGACGGCGATGGCTTGACCAACCTCCAGGAGTATCAGGGAGGCACAGACCCCACCGCCTTGCTCCTGTTCTCCAGAGACGGCGGAATCACTGGTGACTCACTGGGCACGTCCGTGTACAACGGCGGCGACGTCAACGGGGACGGAGTGAAGGACCTTGTTGTCGGCGTCGGGCAGGTCTTGTTCACGAACGTTCCCCCACGCGGACCATCAGGTCCTGGGCGGGTGGACGTGTATTCGGGCATGCCGCCTCACAATCTCCTGTTCTCGATTCCAGGGGAATCGTTCGGCGACGAGTTCGGGTATTCCGTGTCGGGGGCGGATTTCAACAACGACGGATTGACCGATATCGTGGTCGGCGCGCCGCGACGGAACGTTGGGGCGGTTGTCGGTGCGGGGTCGGTCTACGTGTACCTGAGTAGTCCTCCGTTTGATGGGTCGTTGAGGGCTCACGGCTCCTATCAGTGGCGGCGAGACGGGACGGCCACGAACGACTACCTCGGGTTTCATGTGGGGGCGATCAACTCCGATGTGGACGGCGATGGCATAGCGGATGTAGTTGTGGGAGCGCCTCAGTTCAACATCTCGTTTACCGGTCCAAGCGGCGAACAGCCGGGGACGGGAGAGCTCGGTCGAGCGTACGTCCTGTCTGGGTCAACAGGTAGCCCCATTCATTCGCCGGCGGGACAGACCGCCGGCGAGCACTTTGGAGTGTGTGTGTTCGGAATTGGGGATCTCGACAACGACGGCCGGGCCGAGTTTGTGGTCGGCGCGGCATTCTTCGACGCGGAGGATGTGTTGAACCCGGGCACGTATCGGTCCAACGTTGGTCGCGCCTACGTGTTCAACGGGGTTGACGGGTCGATCCGGCACGTCATTGAAAACCCCACCGGACTCGCCCAGGAGGTCTTCGGCCTTTCAGTGACCGGGGGAGGGGACTTCGATGGGGATGGTGTGCCGGACTTTGCGTTCGGCGCACGCGACGCTGACCCCGGAGGGCTTGTGGATGCTGGCAGCGTCTTTGTCTACTCCGGAGCTACCGGTGCGCTGCTGAACCGGTTCGACGGCGAGAATCCCGGAGACAATTTCGGCGGTTGCTGCGGGGCCATCTCCCTGACCGGCGATGTGAACGGCGACAACCGCGCAGACCTCGTCGTGTCTGCGCCCAACGCCGATCCCGGAGGGCTGGTCGACGCAGGGACTGTGTACGTGTACAGCTACGATGGAGCGTCGTATGGATTGATCCACCGCTTCGATGGCCAGGCTCCTGGTGATCATATCGGCACCTTCGAGTTTTGCTTCTGCGGCGGGATTGCCAACGACGGTGATATGAACGGCGATGGGCGGGCGGAGATCGTCATCGGGGCTCCGAATGTGGAAGCCGGTGGGCTTGCCGATGCCGGCCGCGTGTATGTCTACAGCATCCCGGGACCGACCGCGCCGTTCGACTCAGATGGCGACGGCGTGCCGAACGGTTCGGACAATTGCCCAGCCGTGCCCAACCCGGATCAGACCGACTTTCCGGATGGCGACGGCATTGGAAATGCGTGCGACGTGGATGACGATAACGATGGCTTGCCGGATAGCTGGGAGAATCAGTATTTGCTGGATCCTGAAGATGCGACGGGGAGCAATGGCGCGAGTGGCGATCCAGATGGGGATGGTGCCACCAATCTACAGGAGTTTCAGGCGGGCACTGATCCTCAAGACCCTGACAGCTATCCGTTGGGCGGTGACGCGGACGGCGACGGGTTGCCGGATGGGTGGGAGAGCGCCAATGGCTTGAGCCCCACGAGCGCGGCCTGCCCGGACGGGGCGGACTGTGACTTTGACGGGGACACCTACCCCAACGTGGCGGAGTACCTGGCGGGTACGGGGCCGACCGATGGGGGCAGCGTGCCGCAAAGCGCGATCACGGGCTTCAGCTACACGCTCTTTGACTNNNNNNNNNNNNNNNNNNNNNNNNNNNNNNNNNNNNNNNNNNNNNNNNNNNNNNNNNNNNNNNNNNNNNNNNNNNNNNNNNNNNNNNNNNNNNNNNNNNNGGTGCTGCTGCCGGTCAACATCCCGGGGGCGGCGTGGACCGCCGTGCAGGGACTCAATGACGCCGGCACCCTAGTCGGCAGCTTTGCCAATCCCGGCGAGAGCGGCGGCCATGGCTTTGTGGTCACGGGAGTCATTCCCCCCTTATCCGACGCGGACGGCGACGGGTTGCCGGATGGGTGGGAGAGCGCCAATGGCTTGAGCCCCACCAGTGCGGCCTGCCCGGACGGAGCGGACTGTGACTTTGACGGGGACACCTACCCCAACGTGGCGGAGTACCTGGCGGGTACGGGGCCGACCGATGGGGGCAGCGTGCCGCAAAGCGCGATCACGGGCTTCAGCTACACGCTCTTTGACTATCCCGGGGCGAGTTACACCGAGGCCCTGGACATCAACAATGCCGGGCAGGTGGTGGGGGCGTACACCGATGCCAGCGGCGGCCATGGCTTTGTGCGGGACGGCACGGGCTACACCGCGCTCGACTGTGCAGGGGCGACTTCGACCTATGTGGCGGGGCTGAACAATGTCGGCCAGATTGTGGGCGGCTATCAGGACGCCGGCGGCGGGCAGCATGGCTTTGTGCGCAGTCTGAGCGGCGGGGGCTGCACGGCGATCGATGTGCCGGGGGCGCTGGGGACCGAGGCGCGGGGGATCACGGATACAGGCCAGATCGTCGGCAACTACTACACGGGGACGCAATCAGGCGGCTTTCTGCTGGCGGGCGGGGCGTTCACGCTCATCAATGTGCCGGGGGCGCAATACACGCAGCTCCAGGGCATCAACGAAGCGGGCCGGATCATCGGGCTGTACTCGGACGGCGTGCAGCAGTACGGGTTTGTATGGACCGGCGGGGTCATCACCCGGCTGCCGGCGATCCCGGGGGCGACCTACACCGGCGCCACCGCGCTCAACGATAGCAATCAGTACGCGGGGTACTACGGGGATGCGAGCGGGCAGCACGGCTATCTGCTCGATGGCGCGGTGCTGCTGCCGGTCAACATCCCGGGGGCGGCGTGGACCGCCGTGCAGGGACTCAATGACGCCGGCACCCTAGTCGGCAGCTTTGCCAATCCCGGCGAGAGCGGCGGCCATGGCTTTGTGGTCACGCCGGACGCGGACGGGGATGGAATGCCGGATAGCTGGGAAGTGCAGTATGGCTTGGACCCAAATGACCCGGCCGATGCCGCACAAGATCCGGACGGCGATCTGTTTTCGAACCTGCAGGAGTATCAGTGCGGGAGTAACCCTCTAGACCCGGCGAGTGTGTGCCCACCAGCCGACACCGACGGTGATGGCTTGCCGGATGGCTGGGAGGTTCAGTATGGGCTGAATCCACTCTCGCCTGACTCAGACGGAGATGGCACTCCGGATGGCCAGGAGGACCCCGATGGGGATGCCTTTACAAATCTAGAGGAGTATCAAGGCGGCAGCGACCCTCTGGATCCGTCGAGCACCCCGGTGGTCCTTCGCGCGGGTGGTCTTGATCCCACGTTTGGTACAGGCGGGAAGGTTGTCACCGACTTTGGCCTAGGGGATGATAGGGTCTATGCCCTTGCCATACAGAGCAACGGCAAAATCGTCGTCGCCGGATGTTCCAATTGCTCAGCAGCGCCTGACTTTGCCGTAGCCCGCTATAACCCAGACGGTAGCTTGGACAGCAGTTTTGGTGTCGGAGGAAAGGTAACAACTGATTTTGGTGCGACCAACGACTACGCCTATGCTATTAGCCCCCAGGCTGATGGCAAGCTGGTGGTTGCGGGATCCTCGGCTGATGTAATTGCCCTAGCCCGCTACAACCCTGATGGCAGCTTGGATACCAGCTTTGGCACCTCCGGAAAGGTGCTAACGAGTATAGGGCCGTACGGGATTGGTTATGCACGCGATCTTGCAATTCAGGCTGATGGAAAGATAGTGGCTGCAGGATCGACGAATATGGGGGGCGGTCCTGGCATGGAGAGTTATGCATTTGCGGCGGTACGTTACAACCCTGATGGAAGTGTGGATGCTGGGTTTGGAGCCTCCGGGAAGGTGATAACCTCCTTTGGTGGATTTGTTGCACAGGCATTTACCGTAGACCTTGAGACGGGCGGCAAGATCGTCCTGATGGGGACGGCCTGTCAAATGATCACTCTTCCAGGAGGTGTAGCCCTAGCCCGATATAACCCGGATGGAAGCCTAGACTCGACGTTCGGATCCAATGGCACAGTTACCGGTGTCGGTCCAGGCATCTGGTGCACCGGCGGCGATGGGACAATCCAGACCGACGGTAAGATTGTGGTAGCGGTTACAAGCTTCAACAATTATGACTTTGATTTTACGCTGGCCCGCTATACGTCTGACGGTAGCCTTGACGCCCCGTTCGGGACTGGCGGGATAGTAACAACTCAATTTAGCGCTAGTGGAGATGTTCCCTACGGAATAGCACTTCAACAAGATGGGAAGATCGTTGCAGCTGGGTACCAGAATAACGGGGCGACCTTTGCCCTTGCTCGGTATAGCTCCAATGGAACGTTAGACAACAGTTTTGGTTCTGGGGGAACGGTGACCACCGAGTTTGCCCTGGAGGCCATCGCCACTGATCTGGCAATTCAAGCCGATGGTAGGCTGGTCGCGGCTGGCTATTCCTGGGATGGGAGTAACTATTCATTCGCTTTGGCCCGGTATTTCGGTGCGGGAAGCAGTGGAGGTGATAGCGATGAAGATGGCCTGAGCGATGCGGATGAAACCAATCTTTATGGCACTGATCCGAACAACCCTGATACCGATAGTGGTGGTGTCTGGGATGGAGACGAGGTTCGGGCCGGAACCAACCCGCTGTATGCCGGCGATGACGATCGCGATCGGGATGGCCTGACCAATGATCAAGAAACAACTGCGGGAACAAATCCGGCTCTCGCCGATACCGACGGCGACGGCGCGGGGGACGGATTTGAGATTGCCCTCGTAACCGATCCGTTGAACCCCTTGAGCCTACCTCCCGGCTGGCGGACCCAGTCGTCCCTCCCCGGACCTAACTTTGACGACGGCTTTGGGTGGGTGGTACGGAGCATCGCGGATCTTGACGGCGACGGTGTGCGGGACATCGCGGTGGGCGCCCCTCAGACCGGGACCGCATTTCCAGGCTTCACCGGACCCGGTGCCGTGTATCTCTACTCCGGCCAGACCCGTGCGCTGATTCGGATGATCCCCAACCCGAATGGGACCGAGTCATCAATCTTTGGGTGGTATCTGGTCGAGGCCGGTGATGTCAACGGAGATGGGATCTCCGACCTGTTGGTTGGGGCCCCATTCACGGGGTCGACCTATGCCTTCGACGCCCCGGGACGGGCGTATCTCATTTCAGGGGCGGATGGTTCGGTGATCCGGTGGTTTGACGGAGAAGGGGCGTCGGACGTCTTCGGCTGGTGCTTGGCGAACGTGGGAGACATCAACGGGGACGGGATTCCCGACCAGTTGGTCGGCGGAAGAGGAACCTATACTCCCGGCGGCTACGCGGGCTACGTCAAGCTCTTCTCTGGAGCGGATGGCGCCTTGCTCGGGCGAGTGGAGGACCCGGACGGCCCCAGCTTTGGCGGCACGTTTGGCAACGGGCACATCTTCGGCAACGCGGTCTCTGAGGCCGGGGATATCAATCTGGACGGAATTCCCGATTTCATGGTTGGGGCTGCCTTTGCCTCGCCAGGAGGCCGGACCAATGCCGGGAGCGTGTTTGTTTTCTCCGGTCGGGCTGATCTCGGGTTCCCGCTGCTGTATCGGTTCGACGGCGAGCAGCCGAACGATGTCCTCGGCGCGTGTTGCGGGGCGGTGGATTCGCTCCCGGATCTGAACGCCGACGGCTATCCCGAGCTGATGGCTGCTGCAGGAGCGGCCAACCCCAATGGGAAACTTGATGCCGGGAGTGTGTACGTTTGGTCCGGCCGAGACGGCGCACTGCTCTATCGCCTTGATGGAGAAAACCCGGAGGACTTCTTCGGGACCAACAACTGCGGGTGTGGGCCGCTGACCAAGGTCCCTGATCTCGACGGGGATGGAGTCCAGGACCTCCTGATCGGCGCACCGCTCCTGACCGTGGGCGGCGTTCGTGACGTTGGGCGCGTCTACCTCTATTCCGGGCGAACCGGGACCTTGATCCAGACGATCCAGAACCCGGACCCGGTGAACCTCCGCATGTTCGGCAACTCGATCGACAATCTCGGAGATCTGGATGGCGATGGGAAGGTGGAGATTCTGATCGGCGCCCCAACCCTGACGTTCGATTTCCAGTTGGCCATGATCGAGACCAATCATGCCGTCGGGATGGAGGGATACGGTGCGGTCTTTGTGATGACGTTGTCGGCGGCCAACCAGCCGCCGATCGCCAACGCAGGGTCCGATCAGACCATCGAACTTTCATCACCCGACGGTGCCGCCGTCACGCTCGATGGAAGCGCCTCCAG containing:
- a CDS encoding FG-GAP-like repeat-containing protein, producing MRDGQIVLKWTTRVAAHVCLAAVLLSLQGLQARTAQAHTFAGMWGSLNQVGPGTAATEFARPTGLATDSSGNVYVVDGNNFRVCKYTDTGVPTGFNSDGTGPTCIGSAAAGNGQLLHPFAVAIDSAAGAIYIGDSDLHRVCKWTLNGGAFERCWDGSASSAGPFNFDNAHALVARASLVYVVDTGNHRVCKFDSSGSAVNFTSTLSPCIGSFGSSGGQFNEPGGITLDGAGRLYVVDSFNARVCRFNASGTEDTSFGSGSFGCVVDLGPIWGSFNFFTGHDVKGIDVDSSGNVYVADPGNNRFCKLDSFGNPVGCPGSRGVGGANSNGQFQTPTGLAVSGGNVYVTDTFNHRIQKFDLSGDPVIVSGTQNWWGSNATDLGDTNYPVGVAVNSSGSAVYVTEVFNHRVCKFNNSVSPVVLDTSFDPIELDGCIGGLGSGLGQFDSPGAIGIDASENIYLSDTRNGRVCKFSSSGTLVSSFGGATGCIPVSGLAVDAGLAVYDDGLGTPGSIDLYVSRRSDVCKYTGDGSVVSCPWVGAPDVTGAGGIAVHPADRNIVYVSDFLNPRIIEFNANGVLQRACGSIGTLPGQFALYAQYGLAVNAAGRVFVAGRTTTHWMQELNGIDNQSTCGTVEHTWGTLNNTTGNFHAPWGVAVDGNDTVYVGDAGNIRVQKFSPSVDTDGDGLPDSWEIQYGLNPNDATGSNGADGDPDGDGLTNLQEYQGGTDPTALLLFSRDGGITGDSLGTSVYNGGDVNGDGVKDLVVGVGQVLFTNVPPRGPSGPGRVDVYSGMPPHNLLFSIPGESFGDEFGYSVSGADFNNDGLTDIVVGAPRRNVGAVVGAGSVYVYLSSPPFDGSLRAHGSYQWRRDGTATNDYLGFHVGAINSDVDGDGIADVVVGAPQFNISFTGPSGEQPGTGELGRAYVLSGSTGSPIHSPAGQTAGEHFGVCVFGIGDLDNDGRAEFVVGAAFFDAEDVLNPGTYRSNVGRAYVFNGVDGSIRHVIENPTGLAQEVFGLSVTGGGDFDGDGVPDFAFGARDADPGGLVDAGSVFVYSGATGALLNRFDGENPGDNFGGCCGAISLTGDVNGDNRADLVVSAPNADPGGLVDAGTVYVYSYDGASYGLIHRFDGQAPGDHIGTFEFCFCGGIANDGDMNGDGRAEIVIGAPNVEAGGLADAGRVYVYSIPGPTAPFDSDGDGVPNGSDNCPAVPNPDQTDFPDGDGIGNACDVDDDNDGLPDSWENQYLLDPEDATGSNGASGDPDGDGATNLQEFQAGTDPQDPDSYPLGGDADGDGLPDGWESANGLSPTSAACPDGADCDFDGDTYPNVAEYLAGTGPTDGGSVPQSAITGFSYTLFD
- a CDS encoding HYR domain-containing protein translates to MQGLNDAGTLVGSFANPGESGGHGFVVTGVIPPLSDADGDGLPDGWESANGLSPTSAACPDGADCDFDGDTYPNVAEYLAGTGPTDGGSVPQSAITGFSYTLFDYPGASYTEALDINNAGQVVGAYTDASGGHGFVRDGTGYTALDCAGATSTYVAGLNNVGQIVGGYQDAGGGQHGFVRSLSGGGCTAIDVPGALGTEARGITDTGQIVGNYYTGTQSGGFLLAGGAFTLINVPGAQYTQLQGINEAGRIIGLYSDGVQQYGFVWTGGVITRLPAIPGATYTGATALNDSNQYAGYYGDASGQHGYLLDGAVLLPVNIPGAAWTAVQGLNDAGTLVGSFANPGESGGHGFVVTPDADGDGMPDSWEVQYGLDPNDPADAAQDPDGDLFSNLQEYQCGSNPLDPASVCPPADTDGDGLPDGWEVQYGLNPLSPDSDGDGTPDGQEDPDGDAFTNLEEYQGGSDPLDPSSTPVVLRAGGLDPTFGTGGKVVTDFGLGDDRVYALAIQSNGKIVVAGCSNCSAAPDFAVARYNPDGSLDSSFGVGGKVTTDFGATNDYAYAISPQADGKLVVAGSSADVIALARYNPDGSLDTSFGTSGKVLTSIGPYGIGYARDLAIQADGKIVAAGSTNMGGGPGMESYAFAAVRYNPDGSVDAGFGASGKVITSFGGFVAQAFTVDLETGGKIVLMGTACQMITLPGGVALARYNPDGSLDSTFGSNGTVTGVGPGIWCTGGDGTIQTDGKIVVAVTSFNNYDFDFTLARYTSDGSLDAPFGTGGIVTTQFSASGDVPYGIALQQDGKIVAAGYQNNGATFALARYSSNGTLDNSFGSGGTVTTEFALEAIATDLAIQADGRLVAAGYSWDGSNYSFALARYFGAGSSGGDSDEDGLSDADETNLYGTDPNNPDTDSGGVWDGDEVRAGTNPLYAGDDDRDRDGLTNDQETTAGTNPALADTDGDGAGDGFEIALVTDPLNPLSLPPGWRTQSSLPGPNFDDGFGWVVRSIADLDGDGVRDIAVGAPQTGTAFPGFTGPGAVYLYSGQTRALIRMIPNPNGTESSIFGWYLVEAGDVNGDGISDLLVGAPFTGSTYAFDAPGRAYLISGADGSVIRWFDGEGASDVFGWCLANVGDINGDGIPDQLVGGRGTYTPGGYAGYVKLFSGADGALLGRVEDPDGPSFGGTFGNGHIFGNAVSEAGDINLDGIPDFMVGAAFASPGGRTNAGSVFVFSGRADLGFPLLYRFDGEQPNDVLGACCGAVDSLPDLNADGYPELMAAAGAANPNGKLDAGSVYVWSGRDGALLYRLDGENPEDFFGTNNCGCGPLTKVPDLDGDGVQDLLIGAPLLTVGGVRDVGRVYLYSGRTGTLIQTIQNPDPVNLRMFGNSIDNLGDLDGDGKVEILIGAPTLTFDFQLAMIETNHAVGMEGYGAVFVMTLSAANQPPIANAGSDQTIELSSPDGAAVTLDGSASSDPDGDAITTYTWTTPFGTVSGPSPFLDLVGLPLGTYDVTLTVTDARGATSAPDQVTVIVQDTTPPTLSNVSPNLVVEATSAAGAVVTYSLPTATDAVDPAPTVSCIPPSGSTFPLDVTTVTCTATDFSINGTQSSFTVAVQDTTPPALTCSSDLVAEATSASGAVVTFPPCAASDTVDPAPVIGCSPPSGSTFPLGTTTVTCTATDFSGNSGQASFSVTVQDTTPPTITVIQSPPPNGNGWNNTDVTITYTVTDASVTACVPPSPIIVTAEGAGQAVTITCTDTSNNQTTVSHTVNIDKTLPTLTFGPVTPAPNAAGWNTSDVTIAFTTADTLSGVDPTSPTSPLLFTTDGAGLTQTVTVTDRAGNGATFTSPVVNRDTLAPTGSIAINGGAAWTNTRNVTLTLTCTDATSGCSQMQFSNNNVTFSPLEPFATTRAWQLSPGEGQKTVYVRYTDVAGQLSPSLSDTIMLDTTPPSLTGISDSPDPFRPGNGETTTIRFTLSDNLSGTCTVEVSIRNSSNVPVNTLTTTAACPSSGAAGSIVWDGRDSSGALVPAGRYSYRVQGIDQAQNRSGARGGDVRVR